A window from Streptomyces sp. NBC_00299 encodes these proteins:
- a CDS encoding ABC transporter substrate-binding protein, with protein MRLSRRGLLRAGLAGTAATALGGLASGCAVPTGSTGRNMVLWYWDGGLGDTAVDKARARYASSVDLQAIKIGGYYRSKLITTMTGNAHIPDIAGLKGEDMASYLPNADQFVDLRTLGADKYKSQYLDWKWDQGIADDGTMIGFPIDCGPVAHFYQYEVFRKAGLAYEPADVSKELNTWEKFFAAGEQLKQRIPGTSLLTDVNSVFENVVQQGSKRYVDKDRHFIGDQEHVRDAWALAVEAKRRGIVSNLVTGTPDQISAVDSGKLPSQLGASWATYDIKNGNPKTKGKWRIADMPVRPSNNGGSFLSITKACREPERAFEIIAWMLNASNQASGYVDAGLFPSTPAAYGLKQLRDPDPFFGGQVTTDVFGPAAQKIVVAYNSPFDVALGQPIKDEIKNVGVLGKDPKKAWSDAMGKCRRIAKHLGVSY; from the coding sequence GTGCGGCTCTCACGAAGAGGCCTGCTCCGCGCGGGCCTGGCCGGCACGGCCGCCACGGCGCTGGGCGGCCTGGCGTCCGGCTGTGCCGTTCCGACCGGCTCGACCGGCCGGAACATGGTCCTGTGGTACTGGGACGGCGGCCTCGGTGACACCGCCGTCGACAAGGCCAGGGCCCGCTACGCGAGCAGCGTGGACCTCCAGGCCATCAAGATCGGCGGCTATTACCGGTCCAAGCTGATCACCACGATGACCGGCAACGCCCACATCCCCGACATCGCCGGCCTCAAGGGCGAGGACATGGCGTCCTACCTGCCCAACGCGGACCAGTTCGTGGACCTCAGGACGCTGGGCGCGGACAAGTACAAGAGCCAGTACCTGGACTGGAAGTGGGACCAGGGCATCGCCGACGACGGCACGATGATCGGCTTCCCGATCGACTGCGGGCCGGTCGCGCACTTCTACCAGTACGAGGTGTTCCGCAAGGCGGGACTGGCGTACGAGCCCGCCGACGTCTCCAAGGAGCTCAACACCTGGGAGAAGTTCTTCGCGGCCGGCGAGCAGCTCAAGCAGCGGATCCCGGGGACCTCACTGCTCACGGACGTCAACAGTGTCTTCGAGAACGTCGTGCAGCAGGGCAGCAAGCGGTACGTCGACAAGGACCGGCACTTCATCGGCGACCAGGAGCATGTGCGCGACGCCTGGGCGCTCGCGGTGGAGGCCAAGCGGCGCGGGATCGTCTCGAACCTCGTCACCGGCACCCCGGACCAGATCTCCGCGGTCGACTCCGGAAAGCTCCCGAGCCAGCTCGGCGCCTCCTGGGCGACGTACGACATCAAGAACGGCAACCCGAAGACCAAGGGCAAGTGGCGGATCGCCGACATGCCGGTGCGGCCGTCCAACAACGGCGGTTCGTTCCTGTCGATCACCAAGGCGTGCCGGGAGCCCGAGCGGGCCTTCGAGATCATCGCCTGGATGCTCAACGCGTCCAACCAGGCCTCCGGTTACGTCGACGCGGGCCTGTTCCCGTCCACGCCCGCCGCGTATGGCCTGAAGCAGCTTCGCGACCCCGACCCCTTCTTCGGGGGCCAGGTGACGACGGATGTCTTCGGGCCCGCCGCGCAGAAGATCGTGGTCGCCTACAACAGCCCGTTCGACGTGGCGCTCGGGCAGCCGATCAAGGACGAGATCAAGAACGTCGGCGTCCTCGGCAAGGACCCGAAGAAGGCCTGGAGTGACGCCATGGGCAAGTGCCGGCGGATCGCGAAGCACCTGGGGGTGAGCTACTGA
- a CDS encoding carbohydrate ABC transporter permease has protein sequence MATALDKPPVIAEQTLTAGPRSGFRKYWHLYAAISPFYLLFLAFGLIPVGFSLYLSFHRWDGLGSMEWAGLSQYQYLLSDSDFWSSIGTTLIIWALATFPMIFLAMITAVMLNSAVRFKNVYRFAYFLPNVTSVVAIAIVFGSVFSTNFGLMNALLQAVGLDQVAWLNTPWGIKVAIATLMTWQWTGYNAIIFLAGLQTIPSELYEAARVDGAGPVQTFFRITLPMLRPTLLFVLVVSTVTGLQSFTEAQVLLQNTSNDSTFSGGPDHAGRTMVLYFFQQTFDNNDFGYGAAVAWGIFLVVVIFSIINWRLVQRRGED, from the coding sequence ATGGCCACCGCGTTGGACAAGCCGCCCGTCATAGCGGAGCAGACGTTGACTGCCGGACCCCGTTCGGGCTTCCGTAAGTACTGGCACCTGTACGCCGCGATCTCCCCCTTCTACCTCCTCTTCCTCGCCTTCGGCCTGATCCCCGTCGGCTTCTCGCTCTACCTCTCCTTCCACCGCTGGGACGGCCTCGGCTCGATGGAGTGGGCAGGGCTCTCGCAGTACCAGTACCTGCTGAGCGACAGTGACTTCTGGAGCTCGATCGGAACCACGCTGATCATCTGGGCGCTGGCCACCTTCCCCATGATCTTCCTGGCGATGATCACGGCCGTGATGCTCAACTCGGCGGTGCGCTTCAAGAACGTCTACCGCTTCGCGTACTTCCTGCCGAACGTCACCTCGGTCGTCGCCATCGCCATCGTCTTCGGCTCGGTCTTCTCCACCAACTTCGGCCTGATGAACGCCCTGTTGCAGGCCGTGGGGCTGGACCAGGTGGCGTGGCTGAACACCCCCTGGGGCATCAAGGTCGCCATCGCGACGCTGATGACCTGGCAGTGGACCGGCTACAACGCGATCATCTTCCTCGCGGGCCTGCAGACCATCCCGAGCGAGCTGTACGAGGCCGCCCGGGTCGACGGCGCCGGTCCCGTGCAGACCTTCTTCCGGATCACACTGCCGATGCTGCGGCCGACGCTGCTGTTCGTGCTGGTGGTCTCGACGGTCACCGGACTGCAGAGCTTCACCGAGGCACAGGTGCTGCTGCAGAACACCTCGAACGACTCGACGTTCTCCGGCGGCCCGGACCACGCGGGCCGGACGATGGTCCTCTACTTCTTCCAGCAGACCTTCGACAACAACGACTTCGGCTACGGCGCCGCCGTGGCGTGGGGGATCTTCCTCGTCGTCGTCATCTTCTCGATCATCAACTGGCGGCTGGTGCAGCGCCGGGGCGAAGACTAG
- a CDS encoding carbohydrate ABC transporter permease, with product MASIQGTRRPKAIRGTRSRGIALHAVLVIGLLLSAFPFYWAVIMSTHTSTEIFSYPPKLLPGSHFLENARSLFDNIDFFGSMLNSLLVAVAVTFLVLFFDSLAAFVFAKFDFPGRRLLFTLLMIIFMVPTQLAIIPQFVMMANIGWIGSMTALIVPAAANAFGIFWMRQYMKSAIHDELLDASKIDGANFLRQYWHVALPVVRPGLAFLGIFTFMAQWNDYAWPLIALTNPDNVTLQVALSQLNGVHGTTDYGMVMTGALLALIPLLIVFAIGAKQIIGDLGKGAIR from the coding sequence ATGGCATCCATTCAAGGAACACGGCGGCCGAAGGCCATTCGGGGAACCCGCAGCCGGGGCATCGCGCTGCACGCCGTACTCGTCATCGGACTACTGCTGTCGGCCTTCCCGTTCTACTGGGCCGTCATCATGTCGACGCACACGTCGACCGAGATCTTCTCCTACCCGCCGAAGCTGCTGCCCGGCTCGCACTTCCTCGAGAACGCCCGCAGCCTCTTCGACAACATCGACTTCTTCGGCTCGATGCTCAACTCGCTGCTGGTGGCAGTGGCGGTGACCTTCCTCGTCCTGTTCTTCGACTCGCTGGCCGCGTTCGTCTTCGCCAAGTTCGACTTCCCCGGCCGCAGGCTGCTCTTCACGCTGCTGATGATCATCTTCATGGTGCCGACGCAGCTGGCGATCATCCCGCAGTTCGTGATGATGGCGAACATCGGCTGGATCGGCTCGATGACGGCGCTCATCGTGCCGGCGGCGGCCAACGCCTTCGGCATCTTCTGGATGCGCCAGTACATGAAGAGCGCGATCCACGACGAACTGCTGGACGCCTCGAAGATCGACGGGGCGAACTTCCTGCGCCAGTACTGGCACGTGGCCCTCCCGGTCGTCCGGCCGGGCCTGGCCTTCCTCGGCATCTTCACCTTCATGGCCCAGTGGAACGACTACGCCTGGCCCCTGATCGCCCTCACCAACCCGGACAACGTCACCCTCCAGGTCGCGCTGTCGCAGCTCAACGGCGTCCACGGCACCACGGACTACGGCATGGTGATGACCGGCGCGCTGCTCGCCCTCATCCCCCTGCTCATCGTCTTCGCCATCGGCGCCAAGCAGATCATCGGCGACCTCGGCAAGGGGGCCATCCGCTGA
- a CDS encoding glycoside hydrolase family 2 TIM barrel-domain containing protein, translating into MDPLLGLRPWEAPEVTSWGRLPMNAVDRRSGGLPLDGDWRFELLPTPDAPVGGPWSTAYVPGAWTVQGTDDLPQYTNVRMPFAEFPPHSPAANPTGVYEREVDVPAEWAGRRIVLRVGAAESVLLVHVDGRPVGISKDSHLAAEFDLTGVVRAGKRATVRLTVVKWSDASHIEDQDQWWHGGITRSVLLYATDPLYLADVTVRAAFRGELRVDCRVRDARGALPSGWSVSGELDGQLLVQDGEFDRFNAEDERVSDFLGEARMRTTVEDVRTWNAETPELYGLTVRLHRADGTVADTSHHRVGFRDVEIVGRDLLVNGERAFIRGVNRHDFHPLTGRTVSYDDMRADLVLLKRFGFNAIRTAHYPNDPALYDLADELGFYVVDEADIESHDHAHEIADDPRYLNAFVDRVSRMVLRDKNHPSIIIWSLGNESDYGANHDAAAGWVRRHDPTRPVQYEGAAKLDWAATDDASDIACPMYAPVEDCVAHALSGRQTRPLIQCEYSHAMGNSNGTLADHWAAIEATPGLQGGFIWEFWDHGILQRVSDGRPAGRAGAGLYDNGVTAPGYRWAYGGDFGESHHDGAFIADGMVFPDRTPKPAMYEHREIAAPVRIECFKHEGIVLGNHQHFRGLDWLAGEWRLDLADGTTLTGPAELPNLRPGETGVVPLPFGVPQDGGEAWLTLRVTVAEDQPWAPRGTEVCVPQIRLRGPAVVPDVPVDGQVEVDGEGLLVHPLLTAAPTLSLWRAPTDNDELGGTAGRWRNWGLDALVRKVVSVRQDAERSEMGVPPAGGWGSVTVVAEYAGTTGVVRHRQVLTPVEGGVRVDEEAELPETFDDVARVGTVFETGAGLDLLEWFGQGPWESYPDRSTGAPVGHHSVPVDELFTPYLRPQESGGRHGVRRFTLSAPDATGLLVGLDEPRQVSVTRYRAEDLTSARHHDELVPRPGCVVHIDAAHRGLGTASCGPDTSPSYLVAPGVHRWSWTLRVL; encoded by the coding sequence ATGGACCCGCTGCTGGGGCTCCGCCCCTGGGAGGCACCCGAGGTGACCTCCTGGGGGCGACTGCCCATGAACGCCGTCGACCGGCGCTCCGGAGGACTCCCCTTGGACGGCGACTGGCGTTTTGAGTTGCTGCCGACCCCGGACGCGCCGGTCGGCGGCCCCTGGTCCACGGCGTACGTCCCCGGCGCCTGGACCGTACAGGGCACCGACGACCTGCCGCAGTACACCAACGTCCGGATGCCGTTCGCCGAGTTCCCGCCCCACTCCCCGGCGGCCAACCCGACGGGTGTGTACGAGCGTGAGGTGGACGTCCCCGCCGAGTGGGCCGGACGCCGGATCGTGCTCCGGGTCGGGGCGGCCGAGAGCGTGCTGCTGGTGCATGTGGACGGGCGGCCCGTCGGCATCTCCAAGGACTCGCACCTGGCGGCCGAGTTCGATCTGACGGGAGTGGTGCGCGCCGGGAAGCGGGCGACCGTACGCCTGACGGTGGTGAAGTGGTCGGACGCCTCGCACATCGAGGACCAGGACCAATGGTGGCACGGCGGGATCACCCGCTCGGTGCTGCTGTACGCGACGGACCCGCTGTATCTCGCGGACGTGACCGTGCGGGCTGCCTTCCGTGGGGAGCTACGGGTGGACTGCCGGGTGCGGGACGCTCGCGGTGCGCTTCCCTCGGGGTGGTCCGTCAGCGGGGAGCTGGACGGTCAACTCCTCGTGCAGGACGGTGAGTTCGACCGTTTCAATGCCGAGGACGAGCGCGTCTCCGACTTCCTCGGCGAGGCCCGGATGCGCACGACCGTCGAGGACGTGCGCACCTGGAACGCGGAGACGCCCGAGCTGTACGGCCTGACCGTCCGGCTGCACCGCGCCGACGGCACGGTCGCCGACACCTCCCACCACCGCGTCGGCTTCCGCGACGTCGAGATCGTCGGCCGGGACCTGCTGGTCAACGGCGAGCGGGCCTTCATCCGGGGCGTGAACCGGCACGACTTCCATCCGCTGACGGGGCGGACGGTGTCGTACGACGACATGCGCGCCGATCTCGTCCTGCTCAAGCGGTTCGGGTTCAACGCGATCCGCACCGCGCACTACCCGAACGACCCGGCGCTGTACGACCTCGCGGACGAGCTCGGCTTCTACGTCGTCGACGAGGCGGACATCGAGTCCCACGACCACGCCCACGAGATCGCCGACGACCCGCGCTATCTGAACGCCTTCGTGGACCGGGTCTCGCGCATGGTGCTGCGCGACAAGAACCACCCGTCGATCATCATCTGGTCGCTGGGCAACGAGTCCGACTACGGCGCGAACCACGACGCGGCGGCCGGCTGGGTACGCCGGCACGACCCGACGCGGCCGGTCCAGTACGAGGGCGCGGCCAAGCTCGACTGGGCGGCGACGGACGACGCCTCCGACATCGCCTGCCCGATGTACGCGCCGGTCGAGGACTGCGTCGCCCACGCCCTGTCCGGCCGCCAGACCAGGCCGCTCATCCAGTGCGAGTACTCACACGCGATGGGCAACAGCAACGGCACGCTGGCCGACCACTGGGCTGCCATCGAGGCCACCCCGGGTCTTCAGGGCGGGTTCATCTGGGAGTTCTGGGACCACGGAATTCTGCAACGCGTGAGCGATGGCAGACCTGCCGGGCGCGCGGGCGCCGGGCTCTACGACAACGGTGTCACCGCGCCCGGGTACCGCTGGGCGTACGGCGGTGACTTCGGCGAGTCCCACCACGACGGCGCGTTCATCGCGGACGGCATGGTGTTTCCCGACCGCACGCCCAAGCCGGCGATGTACGAGCACCGGGAGATCGCGGCGCCGGTGCGCATCGAGTGCTTCAAGCACGAGGGCATCGTGCTCGGCAATCACCAGCACTTCCGGGGCCTGGACTGGCTGGCCGGCGAGTGGCGGCTGGACCTCGCCGACGGCACGACGCTCACCGGGCCGGCCGAGCTGCCGAACCTGCGCCCCGGGGAGACGGGCGTCGTGCCGCTGCCCTTCGGGGTGCCGCAGGACGGCGGCGAGGCCTGGCTGACGCTGCGCGTGACGGTGGCCGAGGACCAGCCGTGGGCGCCGCGCGGCACCGAGGTGTGCGTGCCGCAGATCCGGCTGCGCGGGCCCGCCGTGGTCCCGGACGTTCCGGTGGACGGGCAGGTCGAGGTGGACGGCGAGGGGCTCCTCGTCCATCCGCTGCTGACGGCGGCACCCACGCTCTCGCTGTGGCGGGCGCCCACCGACAACGACGAGCTGGGCGGCACGGCCGGGCGCTGGCGCAATTGGGGACTCGACGCGCTGGTGCGCAAGGTCGTGTCCGTCCGGCAGGACGCCGAGCGAAGCGAGATGGGGGTCCCCCCGGCCGGAGGCTGGGGGAGCGTGACGGTGGTGGCCGAGTACGCGGGCACCACGGGTGTCGTCCGGCACCGGCAGGTGCTCACGCCCGTCGAGGGCGGCGTCCGCGTCGACGAGGAGGCCGAGCTGCCGGAGACGTTCGACGACGTGGCACGGGTCGGCACGGTCTTCGAGACGGGCGCGGGGCTCGATCTGCTGGAGTGGTTCGGGCAGGGCCCGTGGGAGTCGTATCCCGACCGCAGTACGGGCGCGCCCGTGGGCCATCACTCGGTGCCCGTCGACGAGTTGTTCACCCCGTATCTGCGTCCGCAGGAGAGCGGAGGCCGACACGGTGTACGGCGGTTCACGCTGTCGGCGCCGGACGCCACCGGACTCCTGGTCGGCCTTGACGAACCCCGCCAGGTCTCCGTGACCCGCTACCGCGCCGAGGACCTCACCTCCGCACGCCACCACGACGAGCTGGTCCCGCGGCCCGGCTGCGTGGTGCACATCGACGCCGCGCACCGGGGCCTGGGCACAGCCTCCTGCGGGCCCGACACCTCACCGTCGTACCTCGTCGCGCCGGGCGTCCATCGCTGGAGCTGGACCCTGCGCGTTCTCTGA
- a CDS encoding LamG-like jellyroll fold domain-containing protein: protein MCTSHDHAQGEAEQAGAGRRGFLRATALLGAAAAAGVALPAVAEASPVTAGRRPDADSRRFTLAVMPDTQYLFDGPSINAAPVEASLRYLLEHGREENIVFLSHLGDLTENGAKDECAAIGKAFELLDRRGVGYSVLAGNHDVKSSTDDQRGSTPYLDTFGPRRFEGKRTFGGASSDGYNTYHLFRAAGREWMVLALDWRLSAKGYAWAKDVLARHPKTPVILTTHELVVQDDALSSYGQQLWDQLVKDHDQIFLTLNGHYWPAGRVTRRNAAGNDVHLHLTNYQNRYFGGAAMIRLYRFDLDRNVIDVETVSPWILGRAAKGLNELERQEIELSGDADRFSVGIDFEDRFSGFAPVPARPARPASKMLIRDTAAYWRFESPVAGTVRDLSGHGNDLTVVSVGGGKLGWSADHHPDQPGHGSLEFQGFKSPLKGAYLRTVDDAPLNAAAFRNGYTVEAFYRLPADWDASHNAWAGLVSRTGTGGAAGKTEGDPDEPLATLSLSDGPGPQWAVRPLNQQGIATNWGDETARETWWHVAVVNDGRHTTLYVQGCPVARNPHATSIGLTSVGLPWLLGGYEYGGKIDQILYGRLGDVRIVARALPVTSFMNH from the coding sequence GTGTGTACTTCGCATGACCATGCCCAGGGCGAGGCCGAGCAGGCCGGTGCCGGAAGACGCGGTTTCCTGCGCGCGACCGCGCTGCTCGGCGCCGCCGCCGCGGCGGGGGTCGCGCTGCCGGCCGTGGCCGAGGCGTCCCCGGTCACGGCCGGCCGGCGTCCGGACGCCGACAGCCGCCGCTTCACGCTGGCCGTGATGCCCGACACCCAGTACCTCTTCGACGGGCCGAGCATCAACGCGGCGCCCGTCGAGGCGTCCCTGCGCTACCTCCTGGAGCACGGGCGGGAGGAGAACATCGTCTTCCTGTCCCACCTCGGCGACCTCACCGAGAACGGCGCGAAGGACGAATGCGCCGCGATCGGCAAGGCGTTCGAGCTGCTCGACCGCAGGGGCGTCGGCTACAGCGTCCTCGCCGGCAACCACGACGTGAAGTCCTCCACGGACGACCAGCGCGGCTCGACGCCGTACCTGGACACGTTCGGTCCGCGGCGCTTCGAGGGCAAACGCACCTTCGGGGGCGCGTCCTCGGACGGCTACAACACCTACCACCTGTTCCGCGCGGCCGGCCGCGAGTGGATGGTGCTCGCCCTGGACTGGCGGCTGTCGGCGAAGGGCTACGCCTGGGCGAAGGACGTGCTCGCCCGGCACCCGAAGACACCCGTCATCCTCACCACCCACGAACTGGTCGTCCAGGACGACGCGTTGTCGTCGTACGGTCAGCAGCTGTGGGACCAGCTGGTCAAGGACCACGACCAGATCTTCCTGACCCTCAACGGGCACTACTGGCCCGCGGGCCGGGTCACGCGCCGGAACGCGGCGGGCAACGACGTCCACCTGCACCTGACGAACTATCAGAATCGCTACTTCGGCGGCGCGGCGATGATCCGCCTCTACCGCTTCGACCTCGACCGGAACGTCATCGACGTCGAGACGGTCTCCCCGTGGATCCTGGGCCGGGCCGCGAAGGGACTCAACGAGCTGGAGCGACAGGAGATCGAACTCAGCGGCGACGCCGACCGTTTCTCCGTCGGCATCGACTTCGAGGACCGCTTCTCCGGCTTCGCCCCGGTGCCCGCCCGCCCGGCGCGCCCCGCGTCCAAGATGCTGATCCGGGACACGGCCGCGTACTGGCGCTTCGAGTCGCCCGTCGCCGGCACCGTCCGTGACCTGTCCGGCCACGGCAACGACCTCACCGTGGTCTCCGTGGGCGGCGGCAAGCTCGGCTGGTCGGCCGACCACCACCCGGACCAGCCCGGCCACGGCAGTCTGGAGTTCCAGGGCTTCAAGTCCCCGCTGAAGGGCGCGTATCTGCGCACGGTCGACGACGCCCCGCTCAATGCGGCCGCCTTCAGGAACGGTTACACCGTCGAGGCCTTCTACCGGCTCCCCGCCGACTGGGACGCCTCGCACAACGCCTGGGCGGGCCTGGTCAGCCGTACCGGCACGGGTGGGGCCGCCGGCAAGACGGAGGGCGACCCCGACGAGCCGCTCGCCACGCTGTCCCTCTCCGACGGGCCCGGCCCGCAGTGGGCGGTCCGCCCGCTCAACCAGCAGGGCATCGCCACCAACTGGGGCGACGAGACCGCACGCGAGACCTGGTGGCACGTCGCCGTCGTCAACGACGGCAGGCACACCACGCTGTACGTCCAGGGCTGCCCGGTGGCCCGCAATCCGCACGCCACCTCGATCGGCCTCACCTCGGTCGGGCTGCCGTGGCTGCTCGGCGGCTACGAGTACGGCGGCAAGATCGACCAGATCCTGTACGGCCGCCTCGGCGACGTCCGGATCGTCGCGCGGGCGCTGCCCGTCACGTCCTTCATGAACCACTGA
- a CDS encoding PHP domain-containing protein, with the protein MTEQQLPTWADPSVASADLDPQGVSRRGLLRRAGLFGAAFALGSAAVPAAASPRGWGGDDPRLAYLVGDHHIHTVYSHDAKYTFSQLAAAGAKYGLDWMVFTEHSNFGHAKYGAALEHEEILKARAENPRQLIFQGLEWYIPAAEHCTVFAAPGRHEVDLLTRFESAYDGKLLGYDKGGPADADTARNEAHAVKAIKWLAQQRREGYVDDVLVLANHPLRLGIDSPHEMRGWRDAAPEIMIGMEGAPGAQGAAIPGLRGSTSMRGEYENKPTAQSWPGYPAEAYLTYGGFDWATATVGGLWDSMLAEGRLFSITTNSDAHRIVFDTWRNGDWPAGQNFDNTGKLPDPVNTDTPQPGSDFWPGQFSRTHVGVTRYGHRAVMAGLRAGRVWLDHGHLLDGLDVRLKRDCDHGRGVTLGGRLRVRQGEKLTLNITVTTASRPNPQGILPELAHVDVVRGAVRGPVADRDAWQAPDTKVVATKDVSGRKGTYTLRIPLTAGRESFYVRLRGSDGNRNGTGYLGASVDPHGPIPHAPGDGDPWTDTWFYSNPVFVDVAGA; encoded by the coding sequence ATGACTGAGCAACAGCTGCCCACGTGGGCCGACCCGTCCGTCGCCTCCGCCGACCTCGACCCGCAGGGCGTCTCCCGACGGGGACTCCTGCGCCGCGCGGGCCTGTTCGGCGCCGCGTTCGCGCTCGGATCCGCGGCCGTGCCCGCTGCGGCGTCCCCGCGGGGGTGGGGCGGCGACGACCCGCGCCTCGCGTACCTCGTCGGCGACCACCACATCCACACGGTCTACAGCCACGACGCCAAGTACACGTTCTCCCAACTGGCCGCCGCGGGCGCCAAGTACGGGCTGGACTGGATGGTGTTCACCGAGCACTCCAACTTCGGGCACGCCAAGTACGGTGCCGCGCTGGAGCACGAGGAGATCCTCAAGGCGCGCGCCGAGAACCCGCGCCAGCTCATCTTCCAGGGCCTGGAGTGGTACATCCCGGCCGCCGAGCACTGCACCGTCTTCGCGGCGCCCGGCCGGCACGAGGTCGACCTGCTCACCCGGTTCGAGAGCGCCTACGACGGCAAGCTGCTCGGCTACGACAAGGGCGGCCCCGCCGACGCGGACACCGCCCGCAACGAGGCCCACGCCGTCAAGGCCATCAAGTGGCTGGCTCAGCAACGCCGCGAGGGTTACGTCGACGACGTCCTCGTCCTCGCCAACCACCCGCTGCGTCTGGGCATCGACTCCCCGCACGAGATGCGCGGCTGGCGGGACGCGGCCCCCGAGATCATGATCGGCATGGAGGGTGCGCCCGGCGCCCAGGGCGCGGCCATCCCCGGCCTGCGCGGAAGCACGTCCATGCGCGGCGAGTACGAGAACAAGCCCACGGCACAGTCCTGGCCGGGCTACCCGGCGGAGGCGTATCTGACCTACGGCGGCTTCGACTGGGCGACCGCGACGGTCGGCGGGCTGTGGGACTCGATGCTGGCGGAGGGCCGGCTGTTCTCGATCACCACGAACTCCGACGCGCACCGCATCGTCTTCGACACCTGGCGCAACGGCGACTGGCCGGCGGGCCAGAACTTCGACAACACCGGCAAGCTCCCGGACCCGGTGAACACCGACACCCCGCAGCCGGGCAGCGACTTCTGGCCGGGCCAGTTCAGCCGCACCCACGTCGGTGTGACCCGCTACGGCCACCGCGCGGTGATGGCGGGCCTGCGCGCGGGCCGGGTCTGGCTCGACCACGGGCATCTGCTGGACGGCCTCGACGTCCGCCTCAAGCGGGACTGCGACCACGGCCGCGGCGTCACCCTGGGCGGCCGGCTGCGCGTACGCCAGGGCGAGAAACTCACGCTGAACATCACGGTGACGACGGCCTCCCGGCCCAACCCGCAGGGCATCCTGCCGGAGTTGGCGCACGTCGACGTCGTCCGGGGTGCGGTGCGCGGCCCGGTGGCCGACCGGGACGCCTGGCAGGCACCGGACACCAAGGTCGTGGCGACGAAGGACGTGAGCGGTCGCAAGGGGACGTACACCCTGCGCATCCCGCTGACCGCGGGCAGGGAGTCCTTCTACGTCCGGCTGCGCGGCAGCGACGGCAACCGCAACGGCACGGGCTACCTCGGCGCGTCGGTCGACCCGCACGGCCCGATCCCGCACGCGCCCGGAGACGGTGACCCGTGGACGGATACGTGGTTCTATTCGAATCCCGTATTCGTCGACGTGGCAGGAGCCTGA
- a CDS encoding alpha/beta fold hydrolase, protein MLKDVFTGDGRRLAVEISGDPGGSPVFLLHGTPGSRLGPAPRPMLIYHQRVRLITYDRPGYGPSDRLSGRRVAHVSADVAAIADALGIERFAVVGRSGGGPHALACAALLPDRVTRAAVLVSLAPRDADGLDWFAGMTASNVNEYTKALDGPDQLEDSLRKRSVDIRSDPRKLLAQLRWELTESDLRVVSDAGIRAMLLRNYREALSVSADGWVDDALSFCSPWGFSLADISVPVLLWHGERDGFSPASHTRWLAERIPGGRAVLQPEEAHFASLRVLPDVFTWLLGGRSRLTAEPA, encoded by the coding sequence ATGCTCAAAGACGTGTTCACGGGGGACGGACGCCGATTAGCCGTCGAGATCAGTGGAGATCCCGGCGGCTCTCCGGTGTTCCTGCTGCACGGCACGCCCGGCAGCCGGCTCGGCCCCGCGCCCCGGCCGATGCTGATCTACCACCAGCGAGTCCGGCTCATCACGTACGACCGCCCCGGCTACGGCCCCTCCGACCGGCTCTCCGGGCGCCGGGTCGCCCATGTCTCCGCCGACGTCGCCGCCATCGCGGACGCCCTCGGCATCGAGCGCTTCGCCGTGGTCGGCCGCTCCGGCGGCGGCCCGCACGCCCTCGCCTGCGCCGCACTGCTGCCGGACCGGGTGACCCGGGCCGCCGTCCTGGTCAGTCTCGCCCCGCGGGACGCCGACGGGCTGGACTGGTTCGCGGGCATGACGGCATCCAACGTCAACGAGTACACCAAGGCGCTGGACGGGCCCGACCAGCTGGAGGACAGCCTGCGAAAGCGGTCCGTCGACATCCGGTCGGACCCTCGCAAGCTGCTGGCGCAACTGCGCTGGGAGCTGACCGAGTCCGATCTGCGGGTCGTCTCGGACGCGGGGATCCGCGCGATGCTGCTGCGCAACTACCGGGAGGCGCTCAGCGTGTCCGCCGACGGCTGGGTGGACGACGCCCTGTCGTTCTGCAGCCCATGGGGCTTCTCCCTTGCGGACATCTCCGTACCCGTCCTGCTGTGGCACGGCGAACGGGACGGGTTCTCGCCGGCCAGCCACACCCGCTGGCTGGCCGAGCGCATTCCGGGCGGCCGGGCCGTCCTGCAGCCCGAGGAGGCGCACTTCGCGTCGCTGCGGGTGCTGCCCGACGTCTTCACCTGGCTGCTGGGCGGACGCTCGCGGCTGACGGCCGAGCCCGCTTGA